In Burkholderia sp. PAMC 26561, a single genomic region encodes these proteins:
- a CDS encoding TrbC/VirB2 family protein yields the protein MKHKFFSSAAAVARKFKPGKPLLVGAALSLVSAAAMAAGDFSSLTGLTDIICTISNLISGPYLYGIGIVLITIGGVAVANSESNIAKTFSVVLVGLGIASVAVPIMRDHFHLAQVC from the coding sequence ATGAAACACAAGTTTTTCAGTTCCGCCGCTGCAGTCGCACGAAAGTTCAAGCCTGGCAAGCCACTCCTTGTAGGCGCTGCCTTGAGCCTGGTTTCGGCCGCTGCCATGGCTGCTGGCGACTTCTCGTCGCTGACGGGTCTCACCGACATCATCTGCACGATCAGTAATTTGATCAGCGGACCGTACTTGTACGGCATCGGCATCGTGCTGATCACGATCGGTGGTGTGGCAGTGGCGAATTCCGAAAGCAACATCGCCAAGACCTTCTCGGTGGTGCTGGTGGGCCTCGGTATCGCATCGGTTGCCGTGCCGATCATGCGCGACCACTTCCACCTTGCCCAAGTCTGCTGA
- a CDS encoding conjugal transfer protein, whose product MGGADRGLAIFNGTLTALLCYTSWSVSFLVVGVLVHIFLRWKSSTDPWWRIVMLVYNRYPDVYEPGPNAKFSARFKRPYGFDQDLSC is encoded by the coding sequence ATGGGTGGGGCCGATCGCGGCCTTGCCATTTTCAATGGCACCCTGACGGCGCTCCTGTGCTACACGAGTTGGAGCGTTTCCTTTCTGGTGGTGGGCGTACTAGTGCACATTTTCCTGCGCTGGAAAAGCTCGACCGACCCATGGTGGCGCATCGTCATGCTCGTCTACAACCGCTATCCGGACGTCTACGAGCCGGGGCCCAATGCCAAGTTCAGCGCGCGTTTTAAGCGCCCCTACGGCTTCGATCAGGACCTCTCATGCTGA
- a CDS encoding VirB4 family type IV secretion system protein: MLKSMFTKRSVQEIAPWMTMITPEIVLDKDGSLLTVFEFEGIDADTPNPGDITAARENLDHACRNFDHRITAWWRMSHRRVKGETSGEFASKADARIDAINSANIGSGKYFRNSHSLALAFTPETGISRIFDKVGYHMTVGGKNLAVAMFEAAKDLVLARSAFVFDLTKIQNEIKRFEAVIDGFAGGVTRLKMKRLQLQNALSFLHQRANPSTPKRRMRYPVTMLDTHLTETEITIGASELMFESAHGKVYARIIGVKEWMGFQEAALDVLAQVDAELDVCVMFRFLDTSRASAYIKKIRGFYKVAAFNPIAILKQWATKEEQKNDEGREMLAKEAGEALAKLDAEGQQYGFANISVVVYGSTPEECEDATRQVVGVIGNAGFGVIQERTNLFAAWSATLPGRWDQQKRLQFVETPAVSDIAPLTSVGEGSTVNEWLTQQSGTKTGPLTCLPTRHRTLQHVDLHHPGGKAHGLVVGPIGAGKSVILNYFMSQTGRHNARRIRFDKDRSTRIPTLLGGGRFIDATGRFEAATSVNPLSLLSDPKHWPYVAEWVKLVIEGEDFTCTPTQETEIFERIKTLAEAYSPDKWRLSGLITLLPAELRERLQVWTEGQKNGRFFDHVEDGFALSDDLSIEMGDLFQNYPVAAALFMDYAFYRIAQILDGKRYTVIEIEEAGFFFTYPKFYARLEIWAVTIRKLNAALLMATQSLGQLARVANFEILKENIPNLIYLPNSDALNNKGLYRDVFGLTDHQIQMIANAVPNRDYLWVTATQTRMLQATFSKESLAYLRSDGRAQAILDKHVNSRVDNWQDAYVRDVLANA, translated from the coding sequence ATGCTGAAATCCATGTTCACCAAGCGGTCGGTGCAGGAGATCGCGCCATGGATGACCATGATCACGCCAGAGATCGTGCTGGATAAGGACGGGTCGCTGCTGACCGTGTTCGAGTTCGAGGGGATCGATGCCGACACGCCAAACCCGGGGGACATCACCGCCGCGCGCGAAAACCTCGACCACGCGTGCCGCAATTTCGACCACCGGATCACGGCGTGGTGGCGCATGTCGCATCGCCGGGTGAAGGGGGAAACGTCGGGCGAATTCGCGTCCAAAGCGGACGCCCGGATCGATGCCATCAATAGCGCGAACATAGGCAGCGGCAAGTACTTCCGCAATTCACACTCGCTCGCGCTCGCGTTCACGCCGGAAACGGGCATCTCGCGGATCTTTGATAAGGTCGGCTATCACATGACCGTGGGCGGTAAGAATCTGGCGGTGGCCATGTTCGAGGCTGCGAAAGACCTGGTGCTCGCGCGAAGTGCATTCGTTTTCGACCTCACGAAAATTCAGAATGAAATCAAGCGCTTTGAAGCTGTGATCGACGGCTTTGCTGGCGGCGTCACGCGGCTCAAGATGAAGCGCTTGCAACTGCAAAACGCGCTGTCTTTTCTGCATCAAAGAGCCAACCCAAGCACGCCCAAGCGCCGTATGAGGTATCCGGTCACGATGCTCGACACGCATCTCACCGAGACCGAGATCACGATCGGCGCGTCCGAACTCATGTTTGAGTCGGCCCACGGCAAGGTCTACGCGCGCATCATCGGCGTGAAGGAATGGATGGGCTTTCAGGAAGCTGCGCTCGACGTGCTGGCGCAAGTCGACGCGGAACTGGACGTGTGCGTCATGTTCCGCTTTCTGGATACGTCGCGCGCGAGCGCCTACATCAAAAAGATTCGCGGTTTCTACAAGGTCGCCGCTTTCAATCCGATCGCAATCTTGAAGCAGTGGGCAACGAAAGAAGAGCAAAAGAACGATGAAGGCCGCGAGATGCTCGCGAAGGAAGCGGGCGAGGCGCTGGCCAAACTCGACGCAGAAGGGCAGCAGTACGGGTTCGCGAATATTTCGGTTGTCGTCTACGGAAGTACGCCCGAGGAGTGCGAAGACGCGACGCGCCAGGTTGTGGGCGTAATTGGCAACGCAGGTTTCGGTGTGATTCAGGAACGTACAAACCTGTTTGCCGCGTGGAGCGCGACCTTGCCCGGTCGATGGGACCAGCAGAAACGCTTGCAATTCGTCGAGACGCCAGCGGTTTCCGATATCGCGCCACTCACGAGCGTGGGCGAGGGCTCGACAGTCAACGAGTGGCTAACGCAGCAATCGGGCACGAAAACCGGCCCCCTCACTTGCCTGCCCACACGGCATCGCACGTTGCAACACGTAGATCTGCATCACCCGGGCGGCAAGGCGCACGGGCTTGTTGTGGGACCGATCGGAGCCGGTAAGTCGGTCATTCTTAACTACTTCATGTCGCAGACCGGACGCCACAACGCGCGCCGGATTCGCTTTGACAAGGATCGATCGACCCGCATCCCGACGCTTCTTGGTGGGGGCCGATTCATTGATGCCACTGGCCGATTCGAAGCAGCAACGTCGGTCAATCCTTTGTCGCTCCTCTCCGATCCGAAACATTGGCCGTACGTGGCCGAGTGGGTGAAGCTTGTCATCGAGGGCGAAGATTTTACGTGCACGCCAACGCAGGAAACGGAGATCTTCGAGCGCATCAAGACGCTGGCCGAAGCGTACTCGCCCGACAAGTGGCGCCTCTCAGGCTTGATCACCCTTTTGCCCGCTGAATTGCGCGAACGGCTACAGGTGTGGACAGAGGGCCAGAAAAACGGCCGTTTTTTCGATCATGTCGAGGACGGCTTTGCGCTGTCTGACGATCTCTCCATCGAGATGGGGGATTTGTTCCAGAACTATCCCGTGGCGGCCGCGCTCTTCATGGATTACGCCTTTTATCGTATCGCTCAGATCCTAGACGGCAAACGCTACACCGTCATCGAGATCGAGGAGGCAGGCTTCTTCTTTACCTATCCGAAGTTCTACGCCCGTCTGGAAATCTGGGCGGTCACGATTCGTAAGCTCAACGCGGCACTACTCATGGCAACACAGTCTCTCGGACAACTGGCACGAGTCGCCAACTTCGAGATTCTGAAAGAAAACATCCCCAACCTGATCTACCTGCCCAATAGCGACGCGCTCAACAACAAGGGCTTGTACCGCGATGTCTTCGGGCTGACGGATCACCAGATTCAGATGATCGCGAATGCGGTCCCCAACCGTGACTACCTGTGGGTCACGGCGACCCAGACGCGGATGCTGCAGGCAACGTTCTCGAAAGAATCGCTCGCGTATCTGCGCTCGGACGGCCGGGCACAGGCCATTTTGGACAAGCACGTCAACTCTCGTGTGGATAACTGGCAGGACGCGTACGTGCGTGATGTGCTCGCAAACGCTTAA
- a CDS encoding type IV secretion system protein, giving the protein MAHAQLVTPADTPGATQTTGDSANALASISKPGDLGQGTGDAVTQIASLLVNLIPNAVTLSQKVLPEANKFAWALSVITIVLAGVRFAGTHHPVSAWIAVFEEIAVLGIFLALYLGYATSATGFWTWFQNLATAINGSSPDVAGQMARLGGTIFDGMKESYGVWGTLTHPAQALGDAVVLLLAFIVMTVAAIFYAYFTAVGQIQAAIGIVVGPIALALGCSSYTRGYFQKWLDWMISAGMYIVVVSILMGLVNTAVSSAFSKAGAVGAHTTLNGGYVFDLSVFMLLLSLEIPKLAGIFGGGAGASGTGGVRMATKVATGGLF; this is encoded by the coding sequence ATGGCTCACGCGCAGTTGGTAACACCGGCCGACACGCCTGGGGCGACCCAAACCACTGGAGATTCGGCGAACGCACTCGCGAGCATCTCGAAGCCCGGTGACCTTGGCCAAGGCACGGGCGACGCGGTCACACAAATCGCGAGCTTGTTAGTCAATCTGATTCCGAATGCGGTCACACTGAGCCAGAAAGTCTTGCCCGAGGCGAACAAATTTGCGTGGGCGCTCAGCGTGATAACGATCGTTCTTGCAGGCGTTCGCTTTGCCGGAACGCATCATCCGGTATCGGCTTGGATCGCAGTGTTCGAGGAGATCGCTGTGCTTGGCATCTTCCTCGCGCTGTATCTTGGGTACGCGACGTCGGCGACGGGATTTTGGACGTGGTTCCAAAACCTCGCGACTGCGATCAATGGCTCTAGCCCGGATGTGGCGGGTCAAATGGCACGCCTTGGCGGGACAATATTCGACGGAATGAAAGAGAGCTACGGTGTCTGGGGCACGCTGACTCATCCGGCTCAGGCATTGGGCGATGCGGTGGTCTTGCTGCTTGCATTTATTGTGATGACAGTCGCTGCGATCTTCTACGCGTACTTCACGGCAGTGGGCCAGATTCAGGCCGCAATCGGAATTGTCGTTGGGCCAATCGCGTTGGCATTAGGCTGTTCCTCGTACACCCGTGGTTATTTCCAAAAGTGGCTCGACTGGATGATCAGTGCCGGGATGTACATCGTCGTCGTGTCGATTTTGATGGGCTTGGTTAATACAGCGGTTTCCTCGGCATTTTCGAAGGCGGGCGCAGTGGGCGCGCATACCACCCTGAACGGGGGATATGTGTTTGATCTTTCAGTCTTCATGCTATTGCTTTCTTTAGAAATTCCGAAGCTTGCCGGTATCTTTGGCGGCGGAGCGGGCGCAAGCGGCACGGGCGGGGTGCGCATGGCTACCAAGGTTGCGACCGGTGGGCTTTTCTAA
- a CDS encoding TraI domain-containing protein, whose amino-acid sequence MSEIHKPIDAGALLKLYEKRIELVRQCANESTQAEFERKWLSVLTRCALWFSSMPLTPELHREPGGAFRATVESTFYAMRLAGGQKFAADLTSEKRRRLEPQYNFAVFLAAACSLLDEPCRHFEFTRLVDLTRWNPAAHGAFGTWVGNGGYTIERRMAPLKSERMRTAMFAQTVITAELLSGLDTAVLADLFGAINPERSPQGFEALVHKVVRQAMDVAVDFERKAQRGVFAPVKFDVPSAVHVALEIQPQPVAPSVSPASAPGVAAAAPAAPAAPVVPVVPVVPVDGAKPLPISPSAAKPVSWVDASAASPDIAAAPPTGPRPEAITPQFSQSLLDALERSEALAASPSTGETRSEAGNPVAVDPVAVTVPAPKTGRGGPIDKELDELFGSGSVMMREFFRALADDVATGKAKVAWEEKGLTVQKRLIGAYGMTSDALVEQLRKRSLLMRAHGNDICIVERAGRIIMERPAI is encoded by the coding sequence ATGTCTGAAATCCACAAACCTATTGACGCTGGCGCACTGCTCAAGCTCTACGAGAAGCGCATCGAGTTAGTTCGACAGTGTGCGAATGAAAGCACGCAGGCCGAGTTCGAGCGCAAGTGGCTTTCTGTGCTGACGCGCTGCGCACTGTGGTTTTCATCAATGCCGCTCACACCAGAGCTTCATCGTGAGCCGGGCGGGGCGTTCAGGGCAACCGTTGAATCGACTTTCTACGCGATGCGGCTCGCCGGCGGGCAGAAATTTGCGGCCGACCTGACCTCAGAGAAGCGCAGGCGGCTTGAGCCCCAATACAACTTCGCCGTGTTCCTGGCCGCAGCCTGCTCGTTACTCGACGAGCCGTGCCGTCACTTTGAATTCACGCGGCTTGTGGACCTCACGCGTTGGAATCCTGCCGCGCATGGAGCGTTCGGGACCTGGGTTGGTAATGGCGGATACACCATTGAGCGCCGAATGGCACCTTTGAAAAGCGAACGGATGCGCACGGCAATGTTCGCGCAGACCGTTATTACGGCGGAACTGCTTTCAGGACTCGACACGGCGGTGCTCGCCGATCTTTTTGGCGCCATCAATCCTGAACGTTCTCCCCAAGGGTTTGAGGCGTTGGTGCACAAGGTGGTGCGTCAAGCCATGGATGTGGCGGTCGACTTCGAGCGCAAGGCGCAACGCGGCGTGTTTGCACCTGTCAAATTCGATGTCCCTTCCGCCGTTCACGTCGCCCTTGAGATTCAACCGCAGCCGGTCGCGCCAAGTGTTTCGCCCGCGTCCGCGCCGGGCGTAGCCGCTGCCGCTCCTGCCGCTCCTGCCGCTCCCGTAGTTCCCGTAGTTCCCGTAGTTCCCGTCGATGGTGCTAAGCCACTTCCGATCTCGCCCAGCGCCGCAAAACCGGTGTCGTGGGTAGATGCGAGCGCGGCATCCCCCGACATTGCGGCGGCGCCTCCAACGGGGCCCCGTCCGGAAGCGATAACGCCGCAGTTCTCGCAATCCTTGCTTGACGCATTGGAGCGCAGTGAAGCGTTGGCAGCGTCGCCGAGTACGGGTGAGACTCGTTCCGAGGCGGGCAATCCCGTCGCCGTGGATCCCGTGGCGGTGACGGTGCCGGCTCCCAAAACAGGTCGCGGCGGACCCATTGACAAGGAACTCGACGAGTTGTTCGGTTCCGGGTCCGTGATGATGCGCGAGTTTTTCCGGGCACTGGCGGACGATGTCGCAACGGGCAAAGCGAAGGTTGCCTGGGAAGAAAAGGGGTTGACGGTTCAAAAACGGCTGATTGGTGCGTACGGCATGACAAGCGACGCGCTGGTTGAGCAACTGAGAAAACGTAGCTTGCTCATGCGGGCGCACGGAAACGACATCTGCATCGTGGAACGAGCGGGGCGGATCATCATGGAGCGTCCAGCCATATGA
- the traD gene encoding conjugative transfer system coupling protein TraD (Members of this protein family are the putative conjugative coupling factor, TraD, as the term is used for the SXT and TOL plasmid systems.) gives MNYINHFRPIYEVRPAVVWAVAIVGILLSGMPYSWAFALFGLALLMMRGVQIWRALSFRMAISTKWLSKIHISKLLATQRNMREREDSMYLGTGFEWTQKHTQIAHDILRMPTTDIPSLPRWLNKTELGRAVEARIESVFAPADSVRDRMPQGSSWIHGMEPKKVRVPFHYKAMGGHTLVGGTTGSGKTRTYEVISTQVIHNPKDVLIIVDPKNDDDWKKRVEKECKRAGRKFLYFNQAKPAESIRLNPLENWSQPSEIPSRIAQLMEEGPFRDFAFLFIDRAVKGELYVGDKPNLRSILKYAQSGIGTLLDRCLRRFFVEHGLPDWETLVVSSTVQQATKGKNDVSLVDGMAKLYIDRFASVDRGHETLDGLIATHTHDREHYMRIIASALPLLQMLATGETGLMLAPKADDFDDEREIWDIDKIIKQKAVLYMGLDSLSNNIVQKAIASMALSDVAAVCGSIYNFYAEKPDVVLIIDEIAEAINEQVIQILNKGRGAGFKAFVAFQARADLEAKLGNAAKMLQVLGNLNNQIILRLEDSDTAKWFSDKVGETAIRVVNISNSTNTTTESHAMEFSGSQSRTLQLEKAPLIPMRLIHSLPNLQYFMRISGGAVYQGRIPIIEG, from the coding sequence ATGAACTACATCAACCACTTCCGACCAATCTATGAAGTGCGACCGGCCGTGGTATGGGCCGTGGCGATTGTCGGCATTCTTCTGTCAGGCATGCCGTATAGCTGGGCATTCGCTCTGTTCGGCCTGGCGCTGCTGATGATGCGAGGCGTGCAGATCTGGCGCGCGTTGAGTTTTCGCATGGCGATCTCGACCAAGTGGCTGAGCAAGATACACATATCCAAGCTGCTCGCTACGCAGAGAAACATGCGCGAGCGCGAGGATTCGATGTATCTCGGCACCGGCTTTGAATGGACGCAGAAGCATACGCAGATCGCTCACGATATTCTGCGCATGCCGACCACTGATATTCCTTCGTTACCGCGCTGGTTGAACAAGACGGAGTTGGGCCGCGCGGTCGAAGCGCGCATTGAGTCGGTGTTCGCGCCGGCAGACAGCGTGCGCGATCGCATGCCTCAGGGATCTTCCTGGATTCACGGGATGGAACCCAAAAAGGTTCGCGTGCCGTTTCACTACAAGGCGATGGGTGGCCATACGCTCGTCGGTGGCACGACCGGTTCTGGCAAGACTCGTACTTACGAGGTCATCTCCACGCAGGTGATCCACAATCCCAAGGATGTGCTGATCATCGTGGATCCGAAGAACGATGACGACTGGAAGAAGCGCGTTGAGAAGGAGTGCAAGCGCGCCGGCCGGAAATTCCTTTATTTCAATCAGGCGAAACCGGCAGAGTCGATCCGCCTTAACCCGCTGGAGAATTGGTCGCAGCCGTCGGAAATTCCCTCGCGAATCGCTCAGTTGATGGAAGAGGGGCCGTTTCGGGACTTCGCGTTCTTGTTTATCGACCGCGCCGTCAAGGGTGAACTGTACGTTGGCGACAAGCCGAATCTGCGGTCCATCCTCAAATACGCGCAATCCGGCATTGGCACGCTGTTAGACCGCTGCTTACGCCGCTTCTTCGTTGAGCACGGCCTGCCCGATTGGGAAACGCTGGTCGTAAGCTCGACCGTTCAGCAAGCAACGAAGGGCAAGAATGATGTTTCCTTGGTTGACGGAATGGCCAAGCTTTACATCGACCGGTTTGCCTCGGTGGACCGCGGGCATGAAACGCTCGATGGTCTAATCGCGACGCACACTCATGACCGCGAGCACTACATGCGGATTATCGCCTCGGCACTACCACTTCTCCAGATGCTTGCCACGGGCGAAACCGGGTTGATGCTCGCGCCAAAAGCCGACGATTTTGACGACGAGCGCGAAATATGGGATATCGACAAAATCATCAAGCAAAAAGCCGTGCTGTATATGGGTCTCGATTCCCTTTCGAATAACATTGTGCAGAAGGCGATCGCCTCAATGGCATTGTCGGACGTTGCGGCGGTTTGCGGCTCGATCTATAACTTCTACGCCGAGAAGCCCGACGTCGTCCTGATCATCGACGAGATCGCAGAAGCCATCAACGAACAGGTGATTCAGATCCTGAACAAGGGTCGCGGAGCTGGGTTTAAGGCGTTTGTCGCGTTCCAGGCGCGCGCCGACCTTGAAGCGAAGCTCGGAAACGCTGCAAAAATGCTGCAGGTTTTGGGTAACCTGAATAACCAAATAATCCTTAGGCTTGAAGACAGCGACACGGCTAAGTGGTTTTCGGACAAGGTCGGTGAAACGGCGATCCGCGTGGTCAATATTTCGAACAGCACGAACACCACGACCGAGTCGCACGCCATGGAGTTCAGTGGCTCGCAGTCACGCACCCTTCAACTCGAAAAGGCGCCACTTATCCCAATGCGCTTAATTCACAGTTTGCCGAATCTGCAGTACTTTATGCGCATCTCGGGCGGTGCGGTGTATCAAGGTCGTATTCCCATCATCGAAGGCTAA
- a CDS encoding DUF4400 domain-containing protein: protein MASRFGSHLKVWFLLVPVLAIAVMPAIPERSLFEIPEAETASLVASIGVDRADEATRSANALFRRSFVENGLLRRTLAASGPVGGMTDGGFSTFAHTWTENFWLLVYRMMYRAMVMKLWIVGTALFAIAMFFDGTARRKIKASAAGFVSPLSFHLAGHGLLMVLGTLFGVLVVPIPVIAAYWLVVAALLGGLLWKAAESFQSAR from the coding sequence ATGGCTAGTCGCTTCGGCTCGCACCTCAAAGTTTGGTTTCTGCTCGTGCCGGTGCTCGCCATCGCGGTGATGCCGGCCATTCCAGAACGCTCGCTATTCGAGATCCCCGAGGCGGAAACGGCTTCGTTGGTCGCATCGATAGGTGTCGATCGCGCAGACGAGGCTACGCGCTCGGCTAACGCACTATTCAGGCGGTCGTTTGTCGAAAACGGCTTGCTGCGCAGGACGCTCGCCGCCTCGGGACCGGTTGGCGGCATGACGGACGGCGGATTTTCAACCTTCGCTCATACGTGGACGGAGAATTTTTGGCTGCTTGTCTATCGCATGATGTATCGGGCGATGGTCATGAAGCTTTGGATCGTGGGAACGGCTCTTTTCGCTATAGCCATGTTCTTCGACGGAACCGCCCGGCGCAAAATAAAAGCATCTGCGGCAGGCTTCGTGAGTCCTTTGTCGTTTCATCTGGCTGGGCATGGTCTTCTAATGGTTCTCGGAACGCTTTTCGGTGTTCTTGTTGTCCCGATTCCCGTGATTGCCGCATATTGGCTGGTCGTTGCAGCATTGCTAGGCGGCTTGCTTTGGAAGGCAGCCGAGTCGTTCCAATCTGCCAGATAG